The proteins below are encoded in one region of Gallus gallus isolate bGalGal1 chromosome 12, bGalGal1.mat.broiler.GRCg7b, whole genome shotgun sequence:
- the TAMM41 gene encoding phosphatidate cytidylyltransferase, mitochondrial isoform X2 has product MALPVLSSSGVKFRRVLAHFPQELSLAFAYGSGVFRQEGASAGHSENNMLDFVFAVDDSVTWHMMNLLKNKSHYSFLKVFGPKQISNIQSYGAGIYYNTLVPCNGRMIKYGVISTDTLIDDLLHWKTLYVAGRLQKPVKILTQNENGKLQAALVSNLKSAVTAAFLMLPESFSEEDLYMQIAGLSYSGDFRMIIGEDRSKVQNIVKPNVPYFQKLYSNILQDCPQVVYKHHLGRLEIDKSPEGQFTQLMALPRSLQQKITSLVDPPGKNRDVEEILLQVAHDPDCGLVVHQGAKKSVTYSMKKLYKMTKGWLKKTS; this is encoded by the exons ATGGCGCTGCCGGTGCTGTCGAGCTCGGGGGTGAAGTTCCGGCGGGTCCTGGCTCATTTCCCTCAGGAGCTCAGCCTGGCGTTCGCCTATGGCTCCGGCGTCTTCCGGCAGGAGGGGGCCTCGGCCGGGCACAGCGAG AACAATATGCTGGACTTCGTGTTTGCAGTTGATGACTCGGTGACCTGGCACATGATGAACTTGTTAAAGAACAAGAGTCATTACTCTTTCCTAAAAGTGTTTGGGCCAAAACAGATAAGTAATATACAGAGCTATGGAGCAGGAATTTACTACAATACTTTAGTGCCGTGCAATGGTAGG ATGATAAAGTATGGTGTAATTAGCACTGATACCCTGATTGATGATTTACTTCACTGGAAGACCCTCTATGTTGCTGGACGCCTACAAAAACCG GTGAAAATCCTGACACAGAATGAGAATGGCAAGCTGCAAGCTGCCCTTGTTAGCAATCTGAAGAGTGCAGTCACAGCAGCCTTTCTCATGTTACCAGAAAGTTTCTCTGAAGAAGACCTCTATATGCAGATTGCAGGACTCTCCTATTCTG GTGATTTCAGAATGATAATAGGAGAAGACAGATCGAAGGTGCAGAACATAGTGAAACCTAATGTTCCCTATTTTCAGAAGCTGTACAGTAACATATTACAGGACTGCCCTCAAGTGGTATATAAGCACCATCTGGGAAGGCTAGAG ATCGATAAAAGTCCAGAAGGTCAATTCACACAACTAATGGCTTTGCCAAGGAGTCTGCAGCAAAAGATAACTTCTCTGGTAGACCCTCCTGGGAAAAACAGAGATGTGGAAGAAATTTTACTGCAAGTTGCCCATGACCCTGATTGTGGATTAGTGGTGCATCAAG